The Nocardioides campestrisoli genome includes a window with the following:
- a CDS encoding ABC transporter ATP-binding protein, translated as MDVRIDDLSLTFGDFTAVKHLSLDIENGESLVLLGQSGCGKTSTMRCVAGLEDPSGGSISIGGTTVFDAGKRINLNPNKRNVGLVFQSYAVWPHMTVLENVSFPLKMKKRSKKDTKVKAMETLERVGLAHLADRGASMLSGGQMQRVALARSLAMEPNVMLLDEPLSNLDARLREDLRVELRRLQLELGLTCIYVTHDQGEALALADRIAIMQRGRISQLADPYATYRAPASASIAEFLGVANIFAARPPAGNAAQLRLREHELEVAFDTELPQDTSDLSVCIRPEHVRIDSLGTGTGARTGANVWPGKVEVSVFQGAYARCSVRLDSGPLIEVQSHEESAGMLRKDERVLVEVDPKHVRVLPGEVYPDSGEES; from the coding sequence ATGGACGTGCGCATCGACGACCTGTCGCTGACCTTCGGCGACTTCACCGCCGTCAAGCACCTGAGCCTCGACATCGAGAACGGCGAGTCGCTCGTGCTCCTCGGTCAGTCCGGGTGCGGCAAGACCAGCACCATGCGGTGCGTCGCCGGGCTGGAGGACCCCAGCGGTGGGTCGATCAGCATCGGCGGCACCACCGTCTTCGACGCCGGGAAGCGGATCAACCTCAACCCCAACAAGCGCAACGTGGGCCTGGTCTTCCAGTCCTACGCGGTGTGGCCGCACATGACGGTGCTGGAGAACGTCTCCTTCCCGCTGAAGATGAAGAAGCGCTCCAAGAAGGACACCAAGGTCAAGGCCATGGAGACCCTGGAGCGCGTGGGTCTCGCCCACCTGGCCGACCGCGGGGCGAGCATGCTCTCCGGTGGGCAGATGCAGCGGGTCGCGCTGGCCCGCAGCCTGGCCATGGAACCGAACGTGATGCTGCTCGACGAGCCGCTCTCCAACCTGGACGCACGGCTGCGCGAGGACCTCCGGGTCGAGCTGCGCCGCCTCCAGCTCGAGCTCGGCCTGACCTGCATCTACGTCACCCACGACCAGGGCGAGGCGCTGGCGCTGGCGGACCGGATCGCGATCATGCAGCGCGGCCGGATCTCCCAGCTGGCCGACCCCTACGCGACGTACCGGGCTCCGGCCTCCGCGTCGATCGCGGAGTTCCTCGGCGTGGCGAACATCTTCGCGGCCCGGCCCCCCGCCGGGAACGCCGCGCAGCTGCGGCTGCGCGAGCACGAGCTCGAGGTCGCCTTCGACACCGAGCTGCCGCAGGACACCAGCGACCTGAGCGTCTGCATCCGCCCCGAGCACGTGCGGATCGACTCGCTCGGCACCGGCACCGGTGCTCGCACCGGTGCCAACGTGTGGCCGGGCAAGGTCGAGGTGAGCGTCTTCCAGGGCGCCTACGCGCGCTGCTCGGTGCGCCTCGACTCGGGGCCGCTGATCGAGGTGCAGAGCCACGAGGAGTCGGCGGGGATGCTCCGCAAGGACGAGCGGGTCCTGGTCGAGGTCGACCCCAAGCACGTCCGGGTCCTTCCCGGCGAGGTGTACCCGGACTCGGGGGAGGAGTCCTGA
- a CDS encoding ABC transporter permease, translated as MATLTPSAPPPQSQVPLADTPKPPRRSAVPWRKRWLTSGVLLVVLAVLILLPAALVLLAAFSAGVPRPGNINFDLTLDNFRIFSAPQVQDAFVNSLVVAVCSTALACFIGASLAFLAARSDIPVPKFVYLIGLMPLFLPSYVGALAWSILGSPNAGLLNIAQRDLGTSVPLDIYSMPGMIFVFAMYYSPYTFLLVHGAMSLMSPDLEEAARVHGASSRGMLRLVSFPLALPALIGSAILTFTLIFENFPVAQVLGTPGGVDTLPTFIFRLLNATPSRGNESAAIAVVLVAIVVLVTWLQNRALRKRSFTTVTGKGVRQKKVTLGRARIPVLLLTLVFFCLSIVLPIAALVVTAGQTSPYMTSLSQLTAPGGLDFSSFNDVLGSSGFREAAFNSAVVSVFAAVAGTLLAFLCGYVVYRSKASGRGLVETVSMVPLAIPAVVLGMGLLWTWLVMPIPLYGTLAVLVVAFLAVQSPQGFRGVASSILATDRDLEDSAVMLGANRATAITRVTVPLMKVGLLSTFLLLLMLSMRELTVPLFLYTSDTEILSIAIYDAFENGGALREAAAMSVIYTAFMFVLSYIPRRLARQ; from the coding sequence ATGGCGACCCTGACCCCCTCCGCCCCTCCGCCCCAGTCGCAGGTCCCGCTCGCCGACACCCCCAAGCCGCCGCGCCGCTCCGCGGTCCCGTGGCGCAAGCGGTGGCTCACCTCGGGCGTCCTGCTCGTGGTGCTCGCGGTGCTGATCCTGTTGCCCGCGGCGCTGGTGCTGCTGGCCGCCTTCAGCGCGGGGGTGCCCCGGCCGGGCAACATCAACTTCGACCTGACCCTGGACAACTTCCGGATCTTCAGCGCGCCCCAGGTCCAGGACGCCTTCGTCAACTCCCTGGTGGTCGCGGTCTGCTCGACCGCCCTGGCGTGCTTCATCGGCGCCTCGCTGGCCTTCCTCGCCGCCCGCTCGGACATCCCGGTGCCGAAGTTCGTCTACCTGATCGGGCTGATGCCGCTCTTCCTGCCCTCCTACGTCGGGGCGCTGGCGTGGTCGATCCTGGGCAGCCCCAACGCCGGGCTGCTCAACATCGCCCAGCGGGACCTCGGCACCTCGGTGCCGCTGGACATCTACTCGATGCCGGGGATGATCTTCGTCTTCGCGATGTACTACTCGCCGTACACCTTCCTGCTCGTGCACGGCGCCATGTCGCTGATGAGCCCGGACCTGGAAGAGGCAGCGCGGGTGCACGGTGCGTCCTCGCGCGGCATGCTGCGCCTGGTCTCGTTCCCGCTCGCCCTGCCGGCGCTGATCGGCTCGGCGATCCTCACCTTCACCCTGATCTTCGAGAACTTCCCGGTCGCCCAGGTGCTGGGTACGCCGGGCGGCGTCGACACGCTGCCGACGTTCATCTTCCGGCTGCTCAACGCCACCCCCTCGCGCGGCAACGAGAGCGCCGCCATCGCGGTGGTGCTGGTAGCCATCGTGGTGCTGGTGACCTGGCTGCAGAACCGGGCGCTGCGCAAGCGCTCCTTCACCACCGTCACCGGCAAGGGGGTGCGACAGAAGAAGGTCACCCTGGGCCGCGCCCGGATCCCGGTGCTGCTGCTGACCCTGGTCTTCTTCTGTCTCTCGATCGTGCTGCCGATCGCCGCGCTGGTGGTGACCGCCGGCCAGACGTCGCCGTACATGACCTCGCTGAGCCAGCTGACCGCCCCGGGCGGGCTGGACTTCAGCTCCTTCAACGACGTGCTCGGCTCGTCGGGGTTCCGGGAGGCCGCGTTCAACAGCGCGGTGGTCAGCGTCTTCGCCGCGGTCGCCGGCACCCTGCTCGCCTTCCTGTGCGGCTACGTCGTCTACCGGTCCAAGGCTTCGGGCCGAGGCCTGGTCGAGACGGTCTCGATGGTGCCGTTGGCGATCCCCGCGGTAGTGCTCGGCATGGGTCTGCTCTGGACCTGGCTGGTGATGCCGATCCCGCTCTACGGCACGCTCGCAGTGCTGGTGGTGGCGTTCCTGGCGGTGCAGTCGCCACAGGGTTTCCGCGGGGTCGCCTCCTCGATCCTGGCCACGGATCGCGACCTGGAGGACAGCGCGGTGATGCTCGGCGCCAACCGGGCCACGGCGATCACCCGGGTCACCGTGCCGCTGATGAAGGTGGGACTGCTCTCGACCTTCCTGCTGCTGCTCATGCTCAGCATGCGCGAGCTCACGGTGCCGCTCTTCCTCTACACCAGCGACACCGAGATCCTCTCGATCGCCATCTACGACGCCTTCGAGAACGGCGGCGCGCTGCGCGAGGCCGCTGCGATGAGCGTCATCTACACGGCGTTCATGTTCGTCCTGTCCTACATCCCGCGGCGGCTCGCCCGTCAGTGA
- a CDS encoding extracellular solute-binding protein gives MRLNRWGAAVTAALLTTSLAACGSSEGSEGDKNVALTEKMLAMPEVDDSDGLVIRSEQVADQALLEAAREESLNWYTASGAESAELTAARFEAETGVDVKMTRLPAGKLNERVLSEAGAGRLSAGVITITDPVLAEGFADEGVFVPHQTPTYDDLVKEGNVVWNDGEYYTAYYSAYAFAYNDQAVDEADAPKSWNDLLDPRWKGKLGIVNAGAGGTVQGLADFQERALGKDYWAKLAAQEPRIFDTTSVQLEALARGEIEVITAGFNSTYGAEEAGAPIELVIPEEGISGTFNMQGLTTAGKDSPAAQLFMNWTMSKSAQEFAAAQGFVGSRTDFDQVESGHYQLPKADDESFVLYTPEDARERGADIVARWNEAFDFSG, from the coding sequence ATGAGGCTCAACCGATGGGGCGCCGCGGTCACCGCGGCCCTGCTCACCACCTCGCTCGCCGCCTGCGGGAGCAGCGAGGGCTCGGAGGGCGACAAGAACGTCGCGCTCACCGAGAAGATGCTCGCCATGCCCGAGGTGGACGACTCCGACGGCCTGGTCATCCGCAGCGAGCAGGTCGCCGACCAGGCGCTCCTGGAGGCGGCCCGCGAGGAGTCGCTGAACTGGTACACCGCCTCGGGCGCGGAGAGCGCGGAGCTCACCGCCGCGCGGTTCGAGGCCGAGACGGGCGTCGACGTCAAGATGACCCGGCTGCCTGCGGGCAAGCTCAACGAGCGCGTGCTGAGCGAGGCCGGCGCGGGTCGTCTCTCGGCGGGGGTGATCACGATCACCGACCCGGTGCTCGCGGAGGGGTTCGCGGACGAGGGCGTCTTCGTGCCCCACCAGACGCCCACCTACGACGACCTGGTGAAGGAGGGCAACGTCGTGTGGAACGACGGTGAGTACTACACCGCGTACTACTCCGCCTACGCGTTCGCCTACAACGACCAGGCCGTCGACGAGGCGGACGCACCGAAGAGCTGGAACGACCTGCTGGACCCCAGGTGGAAGGGCAAGCTCGGGATCGTCAACGCCGGCGCCGGCGGGACCGTCCAGGGGCTCGCCGACTTCCAGGAGCGCGCGCTGGGCAAGGACTACTGGGCCAAGCTGGCAGCGCAGGAGCCCCGCATCTTCGACACCACCTCGGTGCAGCTCGAGGCGCTGGCCCGCGGCGAGATCGAGGTCATCACCGCGGGCTTCAACAGCACGTACGGCGCGGAGGAGGCGGGTGCCCCGATCGAGCTGGTGATTCCCGAGGAGGGCATCTCCGGCACCTTCAACATGCAGGGCCTGACCACCGCCGGCAAGGACAGCCCGGCTGCCCAGCTCTTCATGAACTGGACGATGTCGAAGTCCGCCCAGGAGTTCGCGGCTGCCCAGGGCTTCGTCGGGTCGCGTACCGACTTCGACCAGGTCGAGAGCGGCCACTACCAGCTGCCCAAGGCCGACGACGAGTCGTTCGTCCTCTACACCCCCGAGGACGCCCGCGAGCGGGGCGCCGACATCGTGGCCCGCTGGAACGAGGCGTTCGACTTCAGCGGCTGA